In the genome of Christensenella timonensis, one region contains:
- a CDS encoding THUMP domain-containing class I SAM-dependent RNA methyltransferase → MKYRCYASCAFGMEGILANELRDSGFENVCAQDARVYFDADIQGIARANVFLRTADRVYWVLKEFKALSFEQLFEGVASIPFGDILPSDARFPVDGNAVHSALGSVSDVQSVAKKAVVRAMQRVYKQERFPENGNVFNLYINILKDRVTVALNTSGAGLNRRGYRLKNAQAPLKETLAASLIMISKWRTRDFYDPLCGSGTIAIEAAMMASHMAPGIKRRFDAQSYDNEFKKAFQLEREHAKSLVIPPQMQVFASDIDRKSLDLAREHAHNMDVAQWIRFDRRDVRDFVQPNRPASVITNPPYAVRMGEAKEVAALYRDMGKALLPLEDTLVFVITADEQFETKYGAKADKRRKLYNGNLKCTYYQYFRKHR, encoded by the coding sequence GTGAAATACCGGTGTTATGCGTCCTGTGCGTTTGGTATGGAAGGGATCCTTGCAAACGAGCTGCGGGACTCTGGATTTGAAAATGTATGCGCGCAGGATGCGCGCGTTTATTTTGATGCGGATATACAGGGAATTGCGCGGGCGAATGTATTCCTGCGGACAGCTGACCGGGTCTATTGGGTGTTGAAAGAATTCAAAGCGCTTTCTTTTGAGCAGTTGTTTGAAGGGGTCGCCAGCATCCCGTTTGGAGATATCCTGCCCTCGGATGCGCGTTTCCCGGTGGATGGCAATGCGGTACACTCGGCCCTGGGCAGCGTTTCGGACGTACAATCCGTTGCCAAAAAGGCTGTCGTGAGGGCCATGCAGCGCGTATACAAACAGGAACGTTTCCCGGAAAACGGGAATGTGTTCAACCTGTACATCAACATCTTAAAGGATAGGGTGACGGTGGCCCTGAATACCAGCGGGGCAGGGCTCAACCGGCGCGGATACAGGCTGAAGAACGCACAGGCGCCGTTAAAGGAAACATTGGCGGCATCGCTGATCATGATATCGAAATGGCGGACGAGGGATTTTTATGATCCCCTGTGCGGCAGCGGCACGATCGCGATCGAGGCGGCGATGATGGCCAGCCACATGGCCCCGGGTATCAAACGCAGGTTCGATGCACAGAGTTATGATAATGAATTTAAAAAAGCGTTCCAGTTGGAACGGGAACATGCGAAAAGCCTTGTCATCCCGCCGCAGATGCAGGTGTTTGCCAGCGATATCGATCGCAAAAGCCTGGATCTTGCGCGTGAGCATGCGCACAATATGGATGTTGCACAGTGGATCCGTTTTGACCGCAGGGATGTGCGTGATTTTGTGCAGCCGAACCGCCCGGCTTCGGTGATCACTAATCCTCCGTATGCGGTGCGGATGGGGGAGGCAAAGGAAGTAGCCGCCCTGTACCGCGATATGGGTAAGGCGCTGTTGCCGCTTGAAGACACACTGGTTTTTGTGATTACGGCAGATGAACAGTTTGAGACCAAATATGGTGCCAAAGCGGACAAACGTCGCAAGCTGTACAATGGAAATTTGAAATGCACCTATTACCAATATTTCAGGAAACACAGGTGA
- a CDS encoding cation diffusion facilitator family transporter produces MEDRFSAGKKVAALGIAVNILLLIFKLAAGYAAGSQAMIADGFNSLGDVFASAVTMFGSLYAAKPKDADHVWGHGKAEYIASMIIGFSMIAMAIYTISGSADSLIQQSALEFSWWLVGVAAVTIGAKACLYVFCNKKSRQYKSVLIKANAQDHRNDVFVTSGTLLAIFLSLLGLHWVDGVIGIAISCWIIYSGLLIIKDSAGVLMDTGSDAKTLEEYKDEILKIGGIDHIDSVSTKPVGAKIILIVKVSVDKNMTVIESHKIAKAIELEMMRDRPEIDDVIVHINPDLPHL; encoded by the coding sequence TTGGAAGATCGTTTCTCGGCTGGAAAAAAGGTCGCGGCACTGGGGATCGCGGTCAATATATTGTTATTGATATTCAAACTGGCAGCCGGGTATGCAGCGGGAAGTCAGGCTATGATTGCGGACGGCTTCAATAGCCTGGGGGATGTATTTGCCTCGGCTGTTACGATGTTTGGAAGTTTGTATGCCGCCAAACCAAAAGATGCGGATCATGTTTGGGGGCATGGAAAAGCGGAATATATCGCTTCCATGATCATTGGCTTCTCCATGATCGCAATGGCTATTTATACGATCAGCGGCTCGGCCGATTCCCTGATCCAGCAGTCCGCTTTGGAGTTTTCCTGGTGGCTCGTTGGGGTTGCCGCCGTGACGATCGGTGCAAAGGCCTGCCTGTATGTATTTTGCAATAAAAAGAGCAGGCAGTATAAGAGCGTGCTGATCAAGGCGAATGCACAGGATCACAGGAACGATGTGTTCGTAACGTCAGGAACGCTGCTTGCGATCTTTTTGAGCTTGCTGGGACTGCACTGGGTCGACGGCGTGATCGGTATCGCCATTTCCTGCTGGATCATCTACAGTGGACTGCTGATCATAAAGGATTCAGCCGGCGTACTGATGGATACGGGCAGCGATGCCAAGACGCTGGAGGAATATAAGGATGAGATATTGAAGATCGGCGGGATCGACCATATCGACAGTGTCAGCACAAAACCGGTCGGTGCGAAGATCATCCTGATCGTGAAGGTATCTGTCGACAAAAATATGACGGTTATAGAAAGCCATAAAATAGCAAAAGCAATAGAGCTCGAAATGATGCGTGACAGGCCGGAGATCGACGACGTGATCGTACATATCAATCCGGATTTGCCGCACCTTTAA
- a CDS encoding DUF1002 domain-containing protein, protein MFKKIILIVLTVALSVGMLVVPAFAADKEARVVIGADNTESQIADVYSFFNINRGDVKELQVTNSEERNYLSGIAPDEKIGNVALSCVYIEPNDGGGIDMSINNINWVTEKMYQSALATAGITDARVKISAYKPVSGTGALAGIYKAYEDMTGKQLDETAKSTAVEELVVTGELQDALGDVSSDIINDLKGKLSETKNMTDDEIVQLIKDTADKYEVTLTEDQIQQILELVKKFNELNIDPDTFLNLFQAKQGVEGFFESVGDFFKGIGDFFVSLFGGGN, encoded by the coding sequence ATGTTTAAAAAAATTATTCTGATTGTTTTAACCGTGGCACTGTCGGTGGGGATGCTGGTGGTACCTGCTTTCGCAGCAGATAAGGAAGCGCGCGTTGTGATCGGCGCGGACAATACGGAATCGCAGATTGCGGACGTGTACAGCTTTTTCAACATCAACCGCGGCGACGTCAAGGAGCTGCAGGTTACAAACAGCGAGGAAAGAAATTATTTGAGCGGGATCGCGCCGGATGAAAAAATCGGCAATGTGGCCCTTTCGTGTGTCTATATTGAGCCCAACGACGGCGGTGGGATCGATATGAGCATCAACAACATCAACTGGGTAACGGAGAAAATGTACCAGTCGGCGCTTGCGACCGCGGGTATCACGGATGCAAGGGTCAAGATATCCGCTTACAAGCCGGTTTCCGGTACCGGGGCGCTTGCCGGTATCTATAAGGCATATGAGGACATGACGGGAAAACAGCTTGACGAAACGGCAAAGAGCACGGCAGTGGAAGAGCTGGTTGTAACGGGCGAGCTGCAGGACGCGCTGGGGGATGTGTCTTCGGATATTATCAACGACCTGAAAGGAAAGCTCAGCGAAACCAAAAATATGACGGACGACGAGATCGTCCAATTGATCAAGGACACGGCCGACAAGTATGAGGTAACCTTGACAGAAGACCAGATCCAGCAGATCTTAGAGCTGGTCAAAAAGTTCAATGAACTGAACATCGACCCGGATACGTTCCTGAACCTGTTCCAGGCAAAGCAAGGCGTGGAGGGTTTCTTTGAAAGCGTGGGGGACTTCTTCAAGGGGATCGGCGATTTCTTTGTCAGCTTATTTGGCGGCGGGAATTAA